Proteins from one Aureimonas sp. SA4125 genomic window:
- a CDS encoding CYTH domain-containing protein — MAREIERKFLIREDSWRQSVGDVIAIRQFYLGRRDDFSVRIRIVDAAKAYLTVKTGAGLSRGEFEYEIPLADAHDLEPARIGRVISKKRHRLPLGRHVIEVDVFEDDLAPLVIAEIELRSEDDAVELPSFLGQEVTGDSAYSNARLALSGHPDTSSSL, encoded by the coding sequence ATGGCACGGGAAATCGAACGCAAGTTTCTGATACGCGAAGACAGCTGGCGACAGTCGGTCGGCGACGTCATCGCCATCCGGCAATTCTATCTCGGCCGGCGCGACGACTTTTCGGTTCGCATCCGCATCGTCGACGCAGCAAAAGCCTATCTGACGGTGAAGACCGGGGCGGGTCTGTCGCGCGGTGAGTTCGAATACGAGATTCCACTGGCCGACGCGCATGACCTCGAGCCGGCCCGGATCGGCCGGGTGATCTCCAAGAAGCGTCACCGCCTGCCGCTCGGCCGGCACGTGATCGAGGTCGACGTGTTCGAGGATGATCTGGCGCCGCTGGTCATTGCCGAGATCGAGCTCCGGAGCGAGGACGACGCGGTCGAGCTTCCGAGCTTCCTCGGCCAGGAAGTGACCGGCGATTCCGCCTATTCGAACGCACGGCTTGCGCTTTCCGGCCATCCCGATACATCATCGTCGCTGTGA
- a CDS encoding transposase, translating to MSGFDITLKPMRRVEVINGAGGRRRWSADDKARILEETLVSGAAVSEVARRHGLLPQQIFGWRREARRVFDAGSAASPAFVPVIVEPPSSVVPHNSPKPPRRKRAAARSGGGIELELCGVVVRIGPDASPTTIAAVISALKCGS from the coding sequence GTGTCTGGATTTGACATTACGCTTAAGCCGATGCGCCGGGTCGAGGTGATCAACGGGGCTGGGGGACGGCGTCGCTGGTCGGCGGACGACAAGGCACGGATCCTGGAGGAGACCTTGGTGTCAGGCGCGGCGGTTTCGGAAGTGGCCCGTCGGCACGGGCTATTGCCGCAGCAGATTTTTGGGTGGCGGCGTGAGGCACGCCGTGTGTTCGATGCGGGCTCGGCGGCCTCGCCGGCTTTCGTGCCCGTCATCGTCGAACCGCCCTCGAGTGTCGTGCCGCACAATTCGCCGAAGCCGCCGCGCCGCAAGCGGGCTGCGGCTCGAAGCGGCGGCGGGATCGAACTGGAGCTCTGTGGCGTCGTTGTTCGCATTGGCCCCGACGCGAGCCCAACGACGATAGCGGCGGTGATCTCGGCGCTGAAGTGTGGTTCGTGA
- a CDS encoding MarR family transcriptional regulator, with amino-acid sequence MPNEEINYPAGFMLADVARLMRVELDRSVAETGLDLSAGDIRALMNIARYFDGVRQCDIAKGMNVEPMTISAYLDRLESSHLVRRQADPRDRRARVVHVTDAAGLVLQQVQPMLAMVYENAMRGVATEARLCTEASLETARANLSRQRSLGNDVTRSSSL; translated from the coding sequence ATGCCGAATGAAGAAATCAATTACCCGGCCGGTTTCATGCTGGCGGACGTCGCCCGGCTGATGCGGGTCGAGCTTGACAGAAGTGTCGCCGAGACGGGTCTCGACCTCAGCGCAGGTGATATTCGCGCCCTCATGAACATTGCCCGTTACTTCGACGGCGTTCGCCAGTGCGACATCGCCAAGGGCATGAACGTCGAACCGATGACCATATCGGCCTATCTCGACCGTCTCGAAAGCAGCCATCTGGTTCGGCGCCAGGCCGATCCGCGCGATCGCCGCGCACGGGTGGTGCATGTGACCGATGCGGCTGGCCTCGTCTTGCAGCAGGTTCAGCCGATGCTTGCCATGGTCTATGAAAACGCCATGCGTGGCGTTGCCACCGAAGCGCGGCTCTGCACGGAAGCTTCGCTGGAAACGGCACGCGCGAACCTCAGCCGCCAGCGCTCACTCGGCAACGACGTGACGAGAAGTTCCAGCCTCTAG
- a CDS encoding ATP-binding protein, with protein sequence MSLALRLSMAMVCLTAATTLTAGVIVYRQSTAAALPLALDALRSHTALLADDLLGYVDVAREDLLVMAQSPAVREYADEAEKASPVQGWHGAPRQRARAARLLVALVTIKLRYDQLRIIGRHENGREVVRVDRQGPGGAARSVASAALKARAGSPYFEPAFARRGDDVYVSTIAYHREEGGGERPAIPTMRLGKPVLFDGRDPQFILMADVDMRPIFARLSSALPPTSTMYLVDEAGHYLIDGKHRDEVTGNETGPVGRIQDELGGIAPLLASTKPAVLALQDADGRPMAAASWPVLLVGAQRVTILELAPIAELMAPTNASIARAILAVGSVAGVLAALVAVTVSYRVSHPLRSIADALVDVTRGRPVSLPVRATGEIGALARGVAQYLERESLLGALVSSSIDAVLTKTLDGTITSWNPAAAALYGYSADEAIGANIKMLTPVDRRAELEEIMQGLARGDSLHAYQTVGIDKSGKRLDVSLTISPIRSPAGVVVGGSTIARDITRTLADARQLRKLQAETAHAARVDTAGQMAATLAHELNQPLTAMINYVRSVQRTLEDRGRPEDDKVISYAQKAMEQSRRAADIVRKVSTFIGNKQSNVCHQMINPVVEQGLELALLGAGKQSVIVTRDYAEGLPSVSIDEVQIGQVVANLARNALEAMASVSDARLTIRTAASDGTVVVTISDTGTGFDASIRDHLFEPFITNKPGGMGFGLNICRSLIEAHGGTLMAEESVEGTIFRFTLPAAQG encoded by the coding sequence ATGAGCCTGGCCTTGCGGTTGTCCATGGCCATGGTGTGCCTGACAGCGGCGACGACCCTGACCGCCGGCGTGATCGTCTACCGGCAGAGCACGGCGGCCGCGCTCCCGCTGGCCCTCGATGCCCTGCGCTCGCACACGGCTCTCCTGGCGGACGACTTGCTCGGCTATGTCGACGTGGCGCGCGAGGACCTCCTCGTCATGGCGCAGAGCCCGGCCGTCCGGGAATATGCCGATGAGGCCGAAAAAGCATCGCCCGTTCAGGGCTGGCACGGGGCGCCCCGGCAGCGGGCGCGCGCTGCGCGGCTCCTTGTTGCCCTTGTCACGATCAAGCTGCGCTACGACCAGCTGCGGATCATCGGTCGGCACGAAAACGGCCGGGAAGTCGTGCGCGTCGATCGCCAGGGGCCGGGCGGCGCGGCGCGGTCAGTGGCCTCGGCGGCATTGAAGGCGCGTGCCGGCAGCCCCTATTTCGAGCCGGCCTTCGCCCGCAGGGGAGACGACGTCTACGTCTCCACGATCGCCTACCACCGCGAGGAGGGCGGGGGCGAGCGACCGGCAATTCCGACGATGCGGCTGGGGAAACCGGTTCTGTTCGACGGCAGGGACCCGCAGTTCATTCTCATGGCCGATGTCGACATGCGGCCGATCTTCGCCCGGCTCAGCAGTGCCTTGCCGCCGACAAGCACGATGTACCTCGTCGATGAGGCAGGCCACTACCTCATCGACGGCAAGCACCGGGATGAGGTCACGGGAAATGAGACCGGCCCCGTCGGCCGCATCCAGGACGAACTCGGCGGGATAGCCCCCCTCCTGGCGTCGACGAAACCGGCCGTTCTGGCATTGCAGGATGCCGACGGCCGCCCGATGGCGGCCGCTTCCTGGCCGGTCCTTCTCGTCGGCGCGCAGCGCGTGACGATTCTCGAGCTCGCGCCGATCGCTGAATTGATGGCGCCGACCAATGCGAGCATCGCCCGCGCGATCCTCGCGGTCGGCTCAGTCGCGGGCGTACTCGCGGCCCTGGTTGCCGTGACGGTGTCCTACCGGGTCTCCCATCCCCTGCGGTCGATCGCCGACGCCCTCGTCGACGTCACCCGCGGCAGGCCGGTCAGCCTTCCCGTCCGGGCAACCGGCGAGATCGGGGCCCTGGCGCGCGGCGTGGCGCAGTATCTCGAGCGCGAGTCTCTTCTGGGAGCCCTCGTCAGTTCCTCCATCGATGCGGTTCTCACCAAGACCTTGGACGGGACGATCACCTCGTGGAACCCCGCCGCTGCCGCGCTGTACGGCTACTCCGCCGACGAGGCGATCGGCGCCAATATCAAGATGCTCACGCCAGTGGACCGTCGGGCCGAATTGGAGGAGATCATGCAGGGCCTCGCCAGGGGAGACAGCCTCCACGCCTACCAGACCGTCGGGATCGACAAATCCGGCAAGCGGCTGGACGTCTCGCTGACGATCTCGCCCATCCGCAGCCCGGCAGGCGTGGTCGTCGGCGGCTCGACGATTGCCCGTGATATCACCCGAACGCTGGCGGATGCGCGCCAGTTGCGCAAGCTCCAGGCGGAAACCGCGCACGCCGCGCGGGTCGACACCGCCGGCCAGATGGCCGCAACCCTCGCGCATGAATTGAACCAGCCGCTGACGGCCATGATCAACTACGTCAGATCGGTGCAGCGGACACTGGAGGATCGTGGCCGGCCGGAGGACGACAAGGTCATCTCCTATGCCCAGAAGGCGATGGAGCAGAGCCGGCGCGCCGCCGATATCGTGCGCAAGGTCAGCACCTTCATCGGCAACAAGCAGTCCAATGTCTGTCATCAGATGATCAACCCCGTCGTCGAGCAGGGCCTCGAACTGGCGTTGCTGGGCGCCGGCAAGCAGTCGGTCATCGTGACCCGGGATTATGCCGAGGGACTCCCCAGCGTTTCCATCGATGAGGTCCAGATCGGTCAGGTCGTCGCCAACCTCGCGCGCAACGCCTTGGAAGCCATGGCCTCCGTCAGCGATGCCCGGCTGACGATCAGGACGGCCGCATCAGACGGCACCGTTGTCGTCACGATATCCGATACGGGCACCGGCTTCGACGCCAGCATACGTGACCACCTGTTCGAGCCCTTCATCACGAACAAGCCGGGCGGCATGGGTTTTGGTCTCAATATCTGCCGCTCGCTGATCGAAGCGCATGGGGGAACATTGATGGCAGAGGAATCGGTGGAGGGCACGATCTTCCGGTTCACGCTGCCGGCGGCTCAAGGATAG
- the tnpB gene encoding IS66 family insertion sequence element accessory protein TnpB (TnpB, as the term is used for proteins encoded by IS66 family insertion elements, is considered an accessory protein, since TnpC, encoded by a neighboring gene, is a DDE family transposase.) — MIGPTGAVRVMVATKPVDFRKGAEGLAALVRETMGADPFSGTVYVFRAKRADRIKLVFWDGTGVVLVAKRLEDGQFRWPKAQDSVMHLTAAQLSALLEGLDWRRVHEVQTSRVPSSSG; from the coding sequence GTGATCGGGCCGACGGGCGCGGTCCGGGTGATGGTGGCAACCAAGCCCGTCGACTTCCGCAAGGGCGCGGAAGGACTGGCGGCGCTGGTGCGCGAGACGATGGGCGCCGATCCATTCTCGGGCACGGTCTACGTCTTCCGGGCCAAGCGGGCCGACCGGATCAAGCTGGTATTCTGGGACGGCACCGGCGTGGTGCTGGTCGCCAAGCGGCTGGAGGACGGCCAGTTCCGCTGGCCGAAGGCCCAGGACAGCGTCATGCACCTGACCGCGGCGCAGCTATCGGCGCTGCTCGAAGGCCTCGACTGGCGCCGAGTCCACGAGGTCCAGACCAGCCGCGTCCCGTCGTCATCAGGCTGA
- a CDS encoding response regulator, translating into MTRSTVCLVDDDEAVLGSLTALLETVGYNVRSYLSAQEFLRREITEAASSRIDCLITDFRMPEMTGVELQQRLSDAGADFPVIVVTAFGEVRAAVAALKLGAHDFIEKPFEEEGLIRAVEGAIGRAQALRTRSSACRQARDRFATLSPRETEILGHVASGAPSRTIALRLGISPRTVEIHRTNLMRKSGAKSIAELVGLAHEAAFHDE; encoded by the coding sequence ATGACACGCAGCACCGTCTGTCTCGTCGACGATGATGAAGCCGTCCTCGGCTCTCTCACCGCCCTTCTGGAAACCGTTGGGTACAACGTCAGGTCATATCTCTCGGCGCAGGAGTTTCTTCGCCGAGAAATCACCGAAGCGGCAAGCAGCCGGATCGACTGCCTGATCACCGATTTTCGCATGCCGGAGATGACCGGCGTCGAGCTGCAGCAACGTCTGAGCGACGCCGGCGCCGACTTCCCTGTCATCGTCGTTACGGCCTTCGGGGAGGTGCGCGCCGCGGTCGCCGCGCTGAAGCTGGGTGCCCACGATTTCATTGAGAAGCCGTTCGAGGAAGAGGGGCTGATCCGGGCCGTCGAGGGCGCGATCGGGAGGGCGCAGGCTTTGCGAACGCGCTCTTCGGCCTGTCGGCAGGCGCGCGACCGGTTTGCCACGCTGTCCCCTCGCGAAACCGAGATTCTGGGTCACGTCGCCTCTGGCGCGCCCAGCAGGACCATTGCCCTCAGGCTCGGAATATCGCCCCGCACGGTCGAGATCCACCGCACCAACCTGATGCGCAAGTCAGGCGCAAAGAGCATTGCGGAACTGGTTGGCCTCGCCCACGAAGCGGCGTTCCACGATGAGTAG
- a CDS encoding response regulator, with protein MSERSRLLRDVTVYLIEDDEAVRQSIGAVLETHGATVRPLSGAGEARRLRYHEDRAIMVIDVHLTDGLGPDLLAELRSNGVSAPAILMTGRIEARLRNIARDLEVAILEKPLDGDDLAARMSSLMHGNH; from the coding sequence ATGTCAGAACGCTCAAGGCTCCTGCGGGACGTGACCGTCTATCTCATCGAAGATGACGAGGCGGTTCGACAATCCATCGGCGCCGTCCTCGAAACGCATGGTGCGACGGTCAGGCCCCTGTCCGGGGCCGGCGAGGCACGACGGCTGAGGTATCACGAGGATCGCGCCATCATGGTGATCGACGTCCACCTGACGGACGGCCTCGGACCCGATCTTCTGGCGGAACTGCGCAGCAACGGTGTCTCGGCTCCTGCCATCCTGATGACGGGAAGGATCGAAGCTCGACTCCGCAATATCGCGAGAGACCTCGAGGTCGCCATTCTCGAAAAGCCACTGGACGGTGACGACCTGGCTGCCCGAATGTCCAGCCTGATGCACGGGAACCATTGA
- a CDS encoding CHAD domain-containing protein, with amino-acid sequence MSYRITPGLPLDAEIRRIAEEQIDKATVELSAPEPGEDPHEAIHDVRKRFKKLRALVLLAKSGDPGFARTENARYRDASRALSGVRDRTALIEALDALAEHVPAGLSQSATAPAIATLRADLEEKRQTALAGEGDLGATIAATLTTLADSRDAAGMLAFHRPVKDAAKVLATGFAATHGRARAALKRALRSGAVEDLHELRKHVKYLSYHLALLAPLWPETFEPLRRTAADIGDDLGRDHDYAVLREELAPEAERHALVLALMDRRQAELQAAALLSARRLLSDKPDAVAARIKRLFRIAAEDTPAEEAEALRQAAQ; translated from the coding sequence ATGAGCTACCGCATCACCCCCGGCCTTCCGCTCGACGCCGAGATCCGGCGCATCGCCGAGGAGCAGATCGACAAGGCGACCGTCGAACTCTCCGCGCCGGAACCCGGCGAAGATCCGCACGAAGCAATCCACGACGTCCGCAAGCGTTTCAAGAAACTGCGTGCGCTGGTGCTCCTGGCCAAAAGCGGCGATCCGGGCTTTGCCCGCACCGAGAACGCCCGCTATCGCGATGCCTCCCGTGCGCTGTCGGGCGTGCGCGACCGCACGGCGCTGATCGAGGCGCTGGACGCCCTCGCCGAGCATGTCCCGGCTGGCCTCTCGCAAAGTGCGACGGCACCGGCGATCGCGACGCTGCGCGCCGACCTCGAGGAAAAGCGCCAGACGGCGCTCGCCGGCGAGGGTGATCTCGGCGCGACGATTGCGGCGACGCTGACGACCTTGGCCGACAGCCGCGACGCGGCCGGCATGCTGGCCTTCCACCGCCCCGTCAAGGACGCGGCAAAGGTGCTGGCGACGGGATTTGCCGCCACCCATGGCCGTGCCCGCGCCGCGCTGAAGCGAGCCCTGCGGAGCGGCGCGGTCGAGGACCTGCACGAGTTGCGCAAGCATGTGAAATATCTGAGCTACCATCTGGCGCTCCTCGCCCCGCTCTGGCCCGAGACGTTCGAACCGCTGCGCCGGACGGCCGCCGATATCGGCGACGATCTCGGCCGCGACCACGACTATGCCGTGCTGCGCGAAGAGCTTGCGCCGGAGGCCGAGCGTCACGCGCTGGTGCTGGCCCTGATGGATCGCCGCCAGGCGGAACTGCAGGCGGCCGCGCTCCTCTCGGCGCGCCGGCTCCTTTCCGACAAGCCCGACGCCGTCGCCGCCCGTATCAAGCGGCTCTTTCGCATTGCGGCCGAGGACACGCCCGCCGAGGAAGCCGAGGCGCTGCGCCAAGCCGCGCAGTAG
- a CDS encoding IS66 family transposase, with protein MTPAADTLPDDPGTLKAMLITERLRAERLEQIIKELQRHRFGRRAETLPEDQLLLGLEEVEQAAADDEAAAEAAAPDVRTERAAKRRANRGSLPAHLPRIEMVVDIEDKACPCCRHALHVIGEDVAERLDIVPAQFRVLVTRRPRYGCRACEGVVVQAPAPARLIEGGMPTEATVAHVLVSKFADHLPLYRQAQIYARQGVHLDRSTLADWVGRAAFLLRPIHERLLGHLKASSKLFADETTAPVLDPGRGRTKTGQLFAYARDDRPWQGGDPPAVAYVYAPDRKAERPIAHLKGFAGILQVDGYGGYKVLAEKGDVRLAFCWAHVRRRFYELAAAGPAPIAAEMLERIAALYRIETEIRGRPAEVRRHARQERTRPVLDAIELFLREKLALISQKTKLAEAIRYTLSRWEGLCLFTGDGRVEIDNNTVERSIRPLALTRKNALFAGSDGGAGHWAVIASLIETCKLNGVDPQAYMTAVITLIVKGHPNSGIDDLMPWQFRPTDALADVA; from the coding sequence ATGACACCCGCTGCCGACACGCTTCCCGACGATCCCGGCACGCTCAAGGCGATGCTGATCACCGAGCGTCTGCGGGCTGAACGTCTCGAGCAAATCATCAAGGAATTGCAGCGCCACCGCTTCGGACGCCGGGCCGAGACGCTGCCGGAAGATCAGCTTCTGCTGGGCCTCGAAGAGGTCGAGCAGGCCGCAGCCGATGACGAGGCGGCCGCAGAGGCCGCGGCTCCGGACGTTCGGACAGAGCGCGCCGCCAAGCGCCGGGCAAATCGAGGCTCGCTGCCTGCCCACCTGCCTCGGATCGAGATGGTCGTCGACATCGAGGACAAGGCCTGCCCGTGCTGCCGCCATGCCCTGCATGTCATCGGCGAGGACGTCGCCGAGCGGCTCGACATCGTGCCGGCCCAGTTCCGGGTGCTCGTCACCCGTCGGCCCCGCTATGGCTGCCGGGCCTGCGAGGGCGTTGTCGTCCAGGCGCCGGCGCCGGCACGGCTGATCGAGGGCGGCATGCCCACCGAGGCTACCGTCGCCCACGTCCTCGTCTCCAAATTTGCCGACCATCTGCCGCTCTATCGCCAGGCGCAGATTTACGCCCGCCAGGGCGTCCATCTCGACCGCTCGACGCTCGCCGACTGGGTCGGTCGAGCTGCCTTCCTGCTGCGTCCCATCCACGAGCGGCTGTTGGGCCACCTCAAGGCATCATCGAAATTATTTGCTGACGAGACCACGGCGCCGGTGCTCGATCCCGGTCGCGGCCGGACAAAGACCGGGCAGCTCTTCGCCTATGCCCGGGACGATCGGCCATGGCAGGGCGGCGACCCGCCCGCCGTTGCCTATGTCTATGCGCCCGACCGCAAGGCCGAGCGGCCCATCGCCCATCTCAAGGGGTTTGCCGGCATCCTCCAGGTCGACGGCTATGGCGGCTACAAGGTGCTGGCCGAGAAAGGGGATGTCCGGCTCGCCTTCTGTTGGGCGCATGTCCGCCGACGGTTCTACGAACTCGCCGCCGCCGGCCCCGCACCGATCGCGGCCGAGATGCTGGAGCGCATCGCTGCGCTCTACCGGATCGAGACCGAGATCCGGGGACGACCGGCCGAGGTCCGCCGTCACGCACGCCAGGAAAGAACGAGGCCCGTCCTCGACGCGATCGAGCTATTCCTGCGCGAGAAGCTCGCGCTCATCAGCCAGAAGACCAAGCTCGCCGAGGCGATCCGCTACACGCTCTCACGTTGGGAAGGCCTTTGCCTCTTTACAGGCGACGGCCGTGTGGAAATCGACAACAACACCGTCGAGCGCTCGATCCGCCCGCTGGCCCTGACCCGTAAGAACGCCCTGTTCGCAGGCTCCGACGGCGGGGCCGGCCACTGGGCCGTCATCGCTTCGCTGATCGAAACCTGCAAGCTCAACGGCGTCGATCCACAGGCCTACATGACCGCCGTCATCACGCTGATCGTAAAGGGCCATCCCAACAGCGGCATCGATGATCTCATGCCATGGCAGTTTAGGCCCACGGACGCGCTCGCCGACGTGGCTTGA
- a CDS encoding integrase family protein has product MEESGRLPKRCCPCAAQRNLLLLKSRLTDAYVAQLVLPTGKSDIVAWDTDVTGFGVRLRPGGKSWILAYRPVGSGRAGTFKRMKLGTPTTIRTTAEARTLARIALGKIARGEDPLAERKEGRDVERSKLADLIDRYEKDLIRRSYVGAELHTRNLRTKMKHLLARDIRTITGAEYAKIIEKLEQASRVGAGRDFRARCRAFLTWCVAKAQVIPSNPLAGHRKERATRADRVAKAEHGRALPDEDLVKVWRAADPGTVNGRLVRFWILTGCRRGEGAGLTRGMIDREAALIRLPAVFVKQGRGHEVPIAGALATLLDACSVDARSDLVFASPRTGGLISGWTQITDRINAQSGVTFHIHDLRRTFRTGLSRLGIDTETAELALGHARADLVAIYNRDPAADPVRRAFVAWAEHVEAIVSTEETRRVAEAGQGAFV; this is encoded by the coding sequence ATGGAAGAGTCCGGTCGGTTACCGAAACGGTGCTGCCCATGTGCTGCCCAGAGGAATCTGCTATTGCTGAAATCCCGACTGACAGATGCCTACGTAGCTCAGTTGGTGTTGCCGACCGGCAAGTCGGACATTGTCGCGTGGGACACGGACGTAACGGGTTTTGGCGTCCGTTTAAGGCCCGGCGGAAAGTCGTGGATCCTCGCTTACCGGCCAGTCGGAAGCGGTAGGGCAGGGACCTTTAAGCGCATGAAATTGGGCACGCCCACAACGATCAGGACGACGGCCGAGGCGCGCACGCTCGCGAGGATCGCCCTTGGGAAAATCGCCCGTGGGGAAGACCCGCTTGCCGAGCGTAAGGAAGGCCGCGATGTCGAGCGCTCCAAGCTGGCCGACTTGATCGACCGCTATGAGAAAGACCTGATCCGCCGCAGCTATGTGGGGGCCGAGCTTCACACCCGGAACTTACGAACGAAGATGAAGCACCTTTTGGCCCGAGACATCCGCACGATCACTGGAGCCGAATACGCCAAGATCATCGAAAAGCTCGAGCAGGCTAGTCGGGTCGGTGCCGGCAGAGATTTCCGGGCTCGTTGCAGGGCCTTCCTAACGTGGTGCGTGGCCAAAGCGCAGGTAATCCCATCCAACCCCCTTGCCGGCCATCGGAAGGAACGTGCGACCCGCGCCGATCGCGTTGCAAAGGCTGAGCACGGCCGCGCCCTGCCCGACGAGGATCTGGTGAAGGTTTGGCGGGCGGCCGACCCGGGGACCGTCAACGGCCGCCTGGTGCGCTTCTGGATCCTGACGGGCTGCCGACGAGGTGAAGGCGCTGGCCTCACGCGTGGCATGATCGATAGAGAGGCAGCACTGATCCGGCTGCCCGCTGTGTTCGTAAAACAGGGGCGTGGCCATGAGGTGCCGATTGCCGGCGCGCTCGCCACGCTACTCGACGCATGCTCCGTCGACGCCCGCTCGGATCTCGTCTTTGCCTCGCCGCGGACAGGCGGCCTGATTAGCGGCTGGACGCAAATCACCGACCGGATTAATGCTCAGTCGGGCGTCACCTTCCACATCCACGATCTCCGGAGGACTTTCCGGACCGGTTTGTCGCGGCTCGGCATCGATACGGAGACCGCCGAGCTCGCCCTCGGTCACGCGCGGGCTGATCTCGTCGCCATCTACAACCGCGACCCAGCCGCAGACCCGGTCCGTCGGGCATTCGTCGCTTGGGCGGAGCATGTCGAGGCGATCGTCTCGACCGAGGAGACTCGACGAGTGGCCGAGGCGGGGCAGGGGGCATTCGTATGA